In Salminus brasiliensis chromosome 24, fSalBra1.hap2, whole genome shotgun sequence, one genomic interval encodes:
- the LOC140546380 gene encoding histone H2B, with amino-acid sequence MPEPAKSAPKKGSKKAVTKTAGKGGKKRRKSRKESYAIYVYKVLKQVHPDTGISSKAMGIMNSFVNDIFERIAGESSRLAHYNKRSTITSREIQTAVRLLLPGELAKHAVSEGTKAVTKYTSSK; translated from the coding sequence ATGCCTGAGCCAGCTAAGTCCGCGCCCAAGAAGGGATCCAAGAAAGCCGTGACCAAGACGGCCGGGAAAGGCGGCAAGaagcgcagaaagtccaggaaggagagctatgccatctacgtgtacaaggtgctgaagcaggtccaCCCTGACACTGGAATCTCCTCTAAAGCGATGGGCATCATGAACTCGTTCGTGAACGACATCTTCGAGCGCATCGCCGGTGAGTCTTCTCGTTTGGCTCACTACAACAAACGTTCTACTATCACCTCTAGGGAGATCCAGACTGCTGTGCGTCTGCTCCTTCCCGGTGAGTTGGCCAAGCACGCCGTGTCAGAGGGCACAAAGGCCGTCACCAAGTACACGAGCTCCAAGTAA